TCGTGCCTGGCACAGATCGCCGAAGTCGGGGAGCTGTCAGAGCTGTTCATGTGGAGAGGGGAGGTGCGGAAGGGCCTCGTGGGCTGGGACGAGGCCGAGAAGGAGCACCTGGGCGAGGAGCTCTCCGACGTGCTGCTCTACCTGGTCCAACTCTCCGACATGTGCGGCGTCGACCTCGGCGACGCCGCCGTCAGGAAGATCGCCAAGAACGCCGTCAAGTACCCGGCGCCGCGGCCGTcgaagaaggaagaagaagaaggcgcCTGATAGCTTTTTTTTTTTCTTCTGCTGTGCATGTTTGAAGGCCAATACTACTTGATGCAGAAATTGCTCGTCTGATAGCTTTTGCCTTTTGAAACTGGACCCGCCGGGTAGCTTTTCTCTTGAACTTGCTATGTCCGAAATTGGATCTACTTATT
This portion of the Zea mays cultivar B73 chromosome 2, Zm-B73-REFERENCE-NAM-5.0, whole genome shotgun sequence genome encodes:
- the LOC103646230 gene encoding uncharacterized protein LOC103646230; translation: MEGEKKAAAVAEDEVVVVAAGDVSLKDLSKKLNDFARERDWEQFHSPRNLLLAMIAEVGELSELFMWRGEVRKGLVGWDEAEKEHLGEELSDVLLYLVQLSDMCGVDLGDAAVRKIAKNAVKYPAPRPSKKEEEEGA